The genomic interval GAGGCTGTCGATCGAGTTGAAACGGCTGAACGGGACGCAGCTCGAAAAGTGGGAGTCCTCACATGGGACCCCGAGGGAAAAACAAGAAGGGATAATCTGTAAAGTTATTCAAGGGACACTACACTAGGCAGCATGGCTTGGATTGTGAGATCAAGCCGTTGTGCTGCTGTTAGAGCCCGTGCGGAGAGATCAGTCCGGTCGCGTAGGCGATCATCAGGAACAGGAACAGGCCGATGGAGAGCGCGACGCGCAGGGACAGCGCCTGCAGGGTTAGCCCGGATCGACCGCGGAGCATCGCCACC from Pseudomonadota bacterium carries:
- a CDS encoding DUF2909 domain-containing protein produces the protein MGKVIVIVVLIAILASLGSALVAMLRGRSGLTLQALSLRVALSIGLFLFLMIAYATGLISPHGL